The following is a genomic window from Thermocrinis jamiesonii.
CTATCGCAAAATCTACATGCTGTTTTTGGATTATTAAAGGTGGAACAAACCTTATAACCCGCTCGGAAGTGCAGTTTATAAGCAGTCCCCTTTCTAAAGCCTTTAGGACCACCTCTTGGCAGTTTTCATTCCTTTCCAGTCCAAGCATAAGACCCTTTCCCTTTACTTTCCCAAAGGTGCTAAGCCTTTCTTTAAAATACTGTCCTACCTGTTCCACGTGATCCAAAAGCTTGGAAACCTTTTCTATAACTACCTTTGCGCAGGCACAGGCTAAAGGATTTCCCCCAAAGGTAGAGCCGTGACTCCCGGGCTTGAAAGCTTGGGCTATCTCCTCTTTTGCCAACACACAACCTATGGGAAAACCACCCCCAAGCCCCTTTGCCAAGGTGATAATGTCCGGTTCTATTCCATAATGCTCGTAAGCGTAAAACCTTCCAGTCCTTCCCACACCAGTTTGAACTTCATCCACTATAAGAAGAATACCTTCCCTTTTGCAGATTTCTTGAACTTCTTGAAGAAATTCCACATCAGCTTCGTTTATACCACCTTCTCCCTGTATAACTTCTAACATTATGCCAGCCGTTTCCTTTTTCAAAAGTCTTTTTACCGATTCTATGTTGTTAAACTCTGCGTAATCAAAACCTTCCAGCAATGGCTCAAAACCTGTATGGATCTTTTCTTGTGCAGTAGCGGACATAGCTCCAAAGGTCCTTCCGTGGAAACCATTTTTAAATGTTATTATCCTGTATCTTTTTTCTCCTTTTTCCCAAAAAAACCTTCTAACCAGCTTTATGGCTCCTTCGTTTGCTTCCGCCCCGCTGTTGCAGAAAAACACCTTTGCACTTGTCCAAAACCTCTCCACCAAAAGTTTTGCCACTTCCTCTTGCCATGGATTTTGGTATAGGTTGGAAACATGCCACAGTTTTCTTGTTTGCTCGCAAAGGGCATTTATCAAGTCTTCGTCCGAATGTCCAAGCACATTTACCGCCACACCCCCCACAAGGTCCAAGTATGCTTTACCCTTATCGTCATACAGATATACCCCCTTTCCGTAAACAAAGGAAACTGGAAGCCTTTTGTAGGTATCCATCAAAAAGCTCATGAAAGATACTCCTTCAGTCTTTCTAATGCAAGCTTTAGCTCATCTTCCTTTCTTGTGTATGCAAGCCTGACAAATTTGTGCGTGTTGTTTTTTCCAAAATCTACACCGGGGGTAAGGGCTACCTTTGCTTTTTTGAGTAGCTCAAATGCAAACTGGTATGAGTCTTGGGTGTATTCAGAAACATCCGCCCAAAGGTAAAAAGCGCCTTCCGGCTTTGCATCTATCTTTAAGAAATCCTTTACACCTTGGTAAAGCAAGTCCCTTCTTCTTTTAAAAGTTTGTTTTACTTGGGATAAGTAGTTGTAATCAAAGGCTCCCAAGGCAGCGTATTGACTAAGCGTTGGAGCACATATAAATACATTCTGAATAACAACCTCTGCGGGCCTTATAAGCTCCTCCGGAAGCACCATCCAACCAAGCCTAAACCCAGGCATGCAGAAAAACTTAGAAAATCCATTTATCACAATAGCTTTGTCCCAAAATTCAAGGGCAGTTCTTTCTTTTTTCTCATAAACCAGTCCATGGTAAATCTCGTCCGAAATCAGATATATCCCTCTCTCCTTGCAGTATTCGCAAAGATTTTTTAAATTCTCCTCATCGTACAAAGTGCCAGTGGGATTAGAGGGGGAAGAAATATGCACCGCTTTTACTTCCAAACCTTCCAAATGTTCTGGCGTTATCTGATAGTTGGTGCTTGCATCCACGTTTATAAAAACAGGCTCTATGTTTAGTAGGTTAGCAAAGTTTTTGTAGCAAGGATAAGACGGGTCCGCAAGGGCTATCTTATCGGAAGGTTCAAGAATTATAGAATAAGCAACCAAAAAAGCTCCAGAGGTGCCAGTGGTAATAACTATCCTGTTGGGTGAAACTTCTAAACCGTAATAATCCAAGTAATGCTTGGCTATTCTTTCTCTGAGTTCCCAAAGGCCCAAGGCGGGTGTATAGTTAAAAAGATTGTTCTTTATTGCAAAGTTTAGCCTTTCTATTACCTCCGGCGGAGGCTTTAGGTCCGGTTCTCCTATCTCCAAATGGGTCACATCGGGAATGTTTTGGGCTTCTCTAAGAAGATCCATTACTATGAAGGGGCTTATGTTTCTGTTGAACACAATAAAATTATTTTAAATGTGATAGAATAATTTCATGCAAATTAGAATGGCGGAGTCTCCCACAGAGGGACACCCGGACAAGCTGGCAGACTTGATTGCAGATGCCCTTTTGGATGAGTTTATAAAGAAAGACCCTTACAGTAGAGTTTCCTTAGAAGTTATGGTAATTTCAGGCATGACCTTTGTGGCGGGCCATGTATCAACGGAAGGTTATGTGGATATTCCAGGGGTGGTAAGGTCCATAATAAAAGAAGTAGGATATAACAAACCTGAACTTGGTTTTGATGCGGATGCTTCGGCGGTGATAATTTCCATAGAAGAGCAAAGCCCAGACATAGTCTTGGGACTATCTCAGGAAGGAGCGGGGGATACCGCTACGGTGGTTGGTTATGCCTGCAACGAAACAGAAAACTACATGCCCCTTCCCATAACCGTTGCCCATAGCTTAGCTAAAAAGATAGCGGAGTTAAGAAAGTTAGGAAAAGCACCGTTTATAAGACCGGACGGAAAGGCTTTGGTAACGGTAGCATACGAAGGCAACTCTCCTATCTTTGTAAAGGATATCATTCTCTTTGTTCAGCATGACCCAGACGTGTCCCTTGAAAAGCTAAGAGATTTCCTTATAGAGGAAGCGGTAAAAAAGGTTGTGCCAAGTAGATACATCAGCAAAGAAACGAGGATAATGGTAAATCCTTCTGGAAGGTTTGTTTTGGGAGGTCCTGTTGCAGACGTGGGGCAAACAGGTAGGAAAATAGTATCCGACGCATACGGAGATACCGCCTATTCTGGAGGAAGTGCCTTTTCCGGAAAGGATCCTACAAAGACTGACAGAAGCGCTTCTTATTTGGCAAGGATGATGGCAAAGCACGTGGTAGCCGGTGGCTACGCAGACAGGTGTTTGGTTCAGCTTGCTTATGCCTTTGGTGTTAGCGAGCCTATAGCCTTTGACATAGAAACTTATGGAACAGAAAGAATAGAAAAGGAAAGAATAAAAAAGGCCCTTCTTGAAATCTTTCCGCTTAACCCAAGGAGAATGATAGAGTTTTTGGATCTGAGAAAACCCATATACAAAAAGACCGCATGTTATGGGCACTTTGGCAAAGAAGAATTACCTTGGGAAAAGCTTACCAAGTTGGAGGAGTTAGCAGAAAAGTTAGGAGGAAGCATAAACTCATGAAAACTGGACTGATATACGATGACATATACTTGGAACACAACCAAAGGGGGCACCCGGAAAACAAAGACAGACTCATATGCATAGTGCAGGAGTTAGAAGCAAGAGGCCTATTCAAACACGTAATAAAGATAAAGCCAAGAAGGGCTTCTGTAGAAGAGGTTAGCCTAAACCACGATATAGGCTACATCCAAGAGATTCACGACTTTTGTTTGGCTGGAGGTGGATACTTAGACCCAGACACATACGCATACGGCCCATCTTACGAAGTAGCGCTCCACGCTGTAGGTGCGGTATTGGAAGGCATAGACAGCCTGCTCTCAAAAGAGGTGGAAGCGGTTTTTTGTGCTATAAGACCACCAGGGCACCATGCGGAGAGGTCAAAGGCTATGGGATTTTGCCTATTTAACAACATAGCAATCGGGGCTCACTACCTTTTGAAAAAGGGTCTAAGCAGGGTATTTATCATAGACTTTGATGCCCACCATGGAAACGGCACGCAAAGAAGTTTTTACGAAGAGGATAGAGTTTTTTACTTTTCCTCTCACGAGTATCCCTTCTATCCAGGCACAGGTTCAGCAGAAGAAAGGGGAGTAGGCAAAGGCTATGGATATACTTACAACGTTCCTCTTAGTGCAGGAGCAGGAGACAAGGAGTTTGAAGAGATATACTCAAAACTTGTCCCGAAGCTCATAAGAGAATACTCACCGGAGTTCCTCTTAGTTTCCGCAGGGTATGACATACACAAAGATGATCCCCTAACCTTTTTGAACGTAAGCACAGAAGGTATAGGAAAGATCGTGGAAAACATCTTAAAAACCGCAAAGGATTTAAACATTCCAATTCTCTTCGCCCTTGAAGGAGGATACAACCTAAAAGCCTTAGCCCAATCGGTAGCTTTGACCATAGAGAAGATGCTGGAGGCATAAATGCTAAAACGGATAAAACATTATCTTTTTCAATTCCTCTCTTTCCTCTTAGTTGCTTATGGCTTTTACCTTCTGTTTCTTTTGCTCCTTGATACGTTCCTCAGAATAAATAGACCATTAGCTTTCCCAATAGCAGGTTTGATTACCTTAACTTTGGTCATCCTCACCTTACTTTACTACCTTAAGCACAAAAGATTTCCTCTATGAGAATATTCTAAAAAGGTTATATAAGTTTTTTTAAAACCAGTATAAGAAAAAATTAATGAAGCTCTTTTAGCATGCTTTTATATTATTTTTTATGATAAGCATTATCATCAAGCTGCTGGTTGTGGGATTGCTCTTATATGGAAATGCTTTTGCCGATGATAAAATAAATAGGGCTATATCTGAAAACAAGTTGGTTGTATTCTACTTTAAAAGCCAGTTTTGTTCTTACTGTGCGCAGGTAGAGGACTTTGTTTTTTCAGATGAGGAAGTGTTTAAAAAGCTCTCCAACTTCGTGTTTGTAGAGTTAGACATAAGGTCAGATGAAGGAAGCAAGTTAGCCAGAAAGTTTGGTGTGCCAGGAACTCCCACCGTTGTGATATATGACCCAAAAACAGATAAGGTAGTTGGTTTGATCTTTGGTAGCAGACCAAAAGAGGACTATCTGAAAACCATAAACAAAGCTTGCAAGCTTTATAACATAAAAACCTGTTAGGAGGTTAAGCCATGAACAGAAGGAAGTTTTTACTGCTAAGTGCAGTGGCGGTAGCTGGGCTAACCCTAGCGCCAGCAATCAAGCCAGCCTTTGCCTCTTCCAAGTTAGAGGAAGAGATTAAGAAAAGGATAGGGGTTGATCTAAGTGCCATCAAAGAAAGTGCAGATATCAAGCTAACCGCCCCAACCATCGCAGAATCTGGAGCGAACGTGCCAATAACGGTAGAATCCACCATTCCTGTAGATAAGGTAGAAAGGCTTTGGATCTTTGTGGACAAAAATCCCGTACCGTGGATCGCAGATGTAAAGTTTACTCCAGAAAATGGAAAGGTTTATCTTTCTACAAGGATAAAGATGGGAGGAACTTCCAACGTTAGAGCTATTCTTCAGCTAAAGGACGGAACCTTTGTAATGGCAACAAAAGAGGTTAAGGTTACCGCCGGAGGTTGTGGTTAATAAAGTTTTTTAAATCAAACATAAAGGAGGTGTGGTATGGCTATAGGGACCGCTATAGTTCGTGTGCCAAAGGAAGCAAAAAAGGGTGAAATCATCAGAGTCCAAATGGTTATTACCCATCCTATGACGCCACCGAGGAAGGACCCGCAAACTGGGCAAGAAGTGCCTCCCCACAACTTAACCAAGCTCGTCCTTCTTTACAACGACAGAGTAGTTAGCGAGATGAACATGGGAGCGGGAGTGAGTGCCAATCCCTTTATAGCACTGCCTCTTAAGGTGGAGGAATCTGGGGTAATAAAGATAGCCTATGAAGACAACAAAGGAGGCAAATGGGAAAAAACCGCAGATATAAAAGTGGTGTAAAGGAGGTTTAAACCATGGGTAAGAAAGCTATTCTTCTGAGTGCTGTCCTCACCAGCCTTTTGGGGGCTGGCTTTGTAGGTTATAAGCACGCAAAAGCCCAAGACCAAGAGCTTTCCCCTGAAGAGGAAATAAGGCTTGTTCAGGAGTTCAACAGAATGCTGGCCGAAGGGATAAACCCAGGGGAGATATGGGCTGAAATGGGTAAGGAAGCGTTCAAGAAGTATAATCTTGACAAGTGTGATTTTGGTTTGGGACCAGGAAAGATAGAGGGAGCCCTTGCCCAACTTCCACGATACTTTCCAGATGCCAAAAAGGTAATGGACCTTGAGACAAGGATTGGTTGGTGTCTACAGCAGTATGCAGGTATGACACCAGACCAGGTTAAAAAGTTTGCAAAAGAGTGCTGGGGTAAAAGGCAGTGTATGGGAGAGTATGATGCAATAGTTATGTATATCTCCATGGCTTCCAACGGATATAAGATAAACGTAAATCTCAAGGATCCTCAAGTTAAGAGAATGTACGAGATAGGAAAGAGGATCTACTATACAAGGCTTGGACCTTGGGACTTTAACTGCGCTACCTGTCATGCGGGGCAAAAAGAAGCGAGAATAAGAGCAACCCGTCTTTGGAGTGCGGACAGACCAGGGGAAGCT
Proteins encoded in this region:
- the metK gene encoding methionine adenosyltransferase; the protein is MQIRMAESPTEGHPDKLADLIADALLDEFIKKDPYSRVSLEVMVISGMTFVAGHVSTEGYVDIPGVVRSIIKEVGYNKPELGFDADASAVIISIEEQSPDIVLGLSQEGAGDTATVVGYACNETENYMPLPITVAHSLAKKIAELRKLGKAPFIRPDGKALVTVAYEGNSPIFVKDIILFVQHDPDVSLEKLRDFLIEEAVKKVVPSRYISKETRIMVNPSGRFVLGGPVADVGQTGRKIVSDAYGDTAYSGGSAFSGKDPTKTDRSASYLARMMAKHVVAGGYADRCLVQLAYAFGVSEPIAFDIETYGTERIEKERIKKALLEIFPLNPRRMIEFLDLRKPIYKKTACYGHFGKEELPWEKLTKLEELAEKLGGSINS
- a CDS encoding pyridoxal phosphate-dependent aminotransferase — translated: MDLLREAQNIPDVTHLEIGEPDLKPPPEVIERLNFAIKNNLFNYTPALGLWELRERIAKHYLDYYGLEVSPNRIVITTGTSGAFLVAYSIILEPSDKIALADPSYPCYKNFANLLNIEPVFINVDASTNYQITPEHLEGLEVKAVHISSPSNPTGTLYDEENLKNLCEYCKERGIYLISDEIYHGLVYEKKERTALEFWDKAIVINGFSKFFCMPGFRLGWMVLPEELIRPAEVVIQNVFICAPTLSQYAALGAFDYNYLSQVKQTFKRRRDLLYQGVKDFLKIDAKPEGAFYLWADVSEYTQDSYQFAFELLKKAKVALTPGVDFGKNNTHKFVRLAYTRKEDELKLALERLKEYLS
- a CDS encoding aspartate aminotransferase family protein, whose protein sequence is MSFLMDTYKRLPVSFVYGKGVYLYDDKGKAYLDLVGGVAVNVLGHSDEDLINALCEQTRKLWHVSNLYQNPWQEEVAKLLVERFWTSAKVFFCNSGAEANEGAIKLVRRFFWEKGEKRYRIITFKNGFHGRTFGAMSATAQEKIHTGFEPLLEGFDYAEFNNIESVKRLLKKETAGIMLEVIQGEGGINEADVEFLQEVQEICKREGILLIVDEVQTGVGRTGRFYAYEHYGIEPDIITLAKGLGGGFPIGCVLAKEEIAQAFKPGSHGSTFGGNPLACACAKVVIEKVSKLLDHVEQVGQYFKERLSTFGKVKGKGLMLGLERNENCQEVVLKALERGLLINCTSERVIRFVPPLIIQKQHVDFAIDILKDIL
- a CDS encoding thioredoxin fold domain-containing protein encodes the protein MISIIIKLLVVGLLLYGNAFADDKINRAISENKLVVFYFKSQFCSYCAQVEDFVFSDEEVFKKLSNFVFVELDIRSDEGSKLARKFGVPGTPTVVIYDPKTDKVVGLIFGSRPKEDYLKTINKACKLYNIKTC
- the soxZ gene encoding thiosulfate oxidation carrier complex protein SoxZ; the protein is MAIGTAIVRVPKEAKKGEIIRVQMVITHPMTPPRKDPQTGQEVPPHNLTKLVLLYNDRVVSEMNMGAGVSANPFIALPLKVEESGVIKIAYEDNKGGKWEKTADIKVV
- a CDS encoding histone deacetylase family protein, producing the protein MKTGLIYDDIYLEHNQRGHPENKDRLICIVQELEARGLFKHVIKIKPRRASVEEVSLNHDIGYIQEIHDFCLAGGGYLDPDTYAYGPSYEVALHAVGAVLEGIDSLLSKEVEAVFCAIRPPGHHAERSKAMGFCLFNNIAIGAHYLLKKGLSRVFIIDFDAHHGNGTQRSFYEEDRVFYFSSHEYPFYPGTGSAEERGVGKGYGYTYNVPLSAGAGDKEFEEIYSKLVPKLIREYSPEFLLVSAGYDIHKDDPLTFLNVSTEGIGKIVENILKTAKDLNIPILFALEGGYNLKALAQSVALTIEKMLEA
- the soxA gene encoding sulfur oxidation c-type cytochrome SoxA produces the protein MGKKAILLSAVLTSLLGAGFVGYKHAKAQDQELSPEEEIRLVQEFNRMLAEGINPGEIWAEMGKEAFKKYNLDKCDFGLGPGKIEGALAQLPRYFPDAKKVMDLETRIGWCLQQYAGMTPDQVKKFAKECWGKRQCMGEYDAIVMYISMASNGYKINVNLKDPQVKRMYEIGKRIYYTRLGPWDFNCATCHAGQKEARIRATRLWSADRPGEAGKAVSIFPKYLVRWSQPMTMHYRYAECIRQMRWPTFEPHSDLAVALSTFLYATGNGTEIKVPGIGR
- the soxY gene encoding thiosulfate oxidation carrier protein SoxY; the encoded protein is MNRRKFLLLSAVAVAGLTLAPAIKPAFASSKLEEEIKKRIGVDLSAIKESADIKLTAPTIAESGANVPITVESTIPVDKVERLWIFVDKNPVPWIADVKFTPENGKVYLSTRIKMGGTSNVRAILQLKDGTFVMATKEVKVTAGGCG